A region from the Chromatiales bacterium 21-64-14 genome encodes:
- a CDS encoding 30S ribosomal protein S10: MATNQRIRIRLKSFDHRLIDQSTREIVETARRTGAQVRGPIPLPTKKERWTLLTSPHKDKDARDQYEIRTHKRLLDIVGPTDKTVDALMKLDLAAGVDVQIKLN, from the coding sequence ATGGCGACAAACCAGAGAATCAGGATCCGGCTGAAATCTTTCGATCATAGGCTGATCGATCAGTCGACGCGCGAAATCGTGGAAACGGCACGCCGAACGGGAGCACAGGTTCGGGGGCCTATCCCGCTTCCGACCAAGAAGGAGCGTTGGACCTTGCTGACCTCGCCGCATAAGGACAAGGATGCGCGGGATCAATACGAGATCCGTACCCACAAACGGCTGCTCGACATCGTAGGGCCGACCGACAAGACGGTTGATGCCTTGATGAAGCTCGATCTTGCGGCCGGCG